One window from the genome of Variovorax sp. PAMC26660 encodes:
- a CDS encoding Dps family protein has protein sequence MASKSKVPGAPSPSKREVEPDLHQQSHETQRYGEIVKLPNGLSEKVCKQSVALLNQCLADTITLRDMYKKHHWQVVGPTFNQLHLMYDQHYEGQVLLVDIVAERIQLLGGIALAMAADIAETTKIARPPRGREPAAVQLRRLAQAHEQIIIAAREAADQVDKSGDPGSNDVFVSNVLRTNELQVWFLTEHLVAASPVVA, from the coding sequence ATGGCCAGCAAATCCAAAGTACCCGGCGCGCCGAGTCCGTCGAAGCGGGAAGTCGAGCCCGACCTGCATCAGCAAAGCCACGAGACCCAGCGCTATGGCGAGATCGTCAAGCTGCCGAACGGGCTGTCGGAAAAGGTCTGCAAGCAAAGCGTGGCGCTGCTGAACCAGTGCCTGGCCGACACCATCACCCTGCGCGACATGTACAAGAAGCACCACTGGCAGGTGGTGGGACCGACCTTCAACCAGTTGCACCTGATGTACGACCAGCACTACGAAGGGCAGGTGCTGCTGGTCGACATCGTGGCCGAGCGCATCCAGCTGCTGGGCGGCATTGCGCTGGCCATGGCCGCCGACATTGCCGAGACCACGAAGATCGCACGGCCGCCGCGCGGGCGTGAACCGGCTGCGGTGCAACTGCGGCGGCTTGCGCAGGCGCACGAGCAGATCATCATTGCCGCGCGCGAGGCGGCCGATCAGGTCGACAAGTCAGGGGACCCCGGCAGCAACGACGTGTTCGTGAGCAATGTGCTGCGCACCAACGAGCTTCAGGTGTGGTTTCTCACCGAGCACCTGGTTGCGGCTTCGCCGGTGGTTGCCTGA
- a CDS encoding Crp/Fnr family transcriptional regulator → MASSPLSSSSRAAAARNSLLEVMPPEVMDGMRPLLELVPLQLGEVLYESGVVQQHVYFPTDCIVSLLYVLENGQSAEIAVVGFEGMVGVSLLMGGGSTPNRAVVQSAGHAYRLSASHIKALTDKGGPLLHLLLRYTQSLITQMSQTAVCNRHHSLEQQLCRWLLLSLDRLPGNELVMTQELIANMLGVRREGVTEAAGKLQRLNLIKYSRGHITVLDRPGLERQVCECYEVVKRETDRLLPHLLAT, encoded by the coding sequence ATGGCATCGTCCCCCCTTTCGTCTTCCTCGCGCGCAGCCGCAGCGCGCAACAGCCTCCTGGAGGTGATGCCGCCGGAGGTGATGGACGGCATGCGGCCGCTGCTGGAGCTGGTACCGCTGCAGTTGGGCGAGGTGCTCTACGAATCGGGCGTGGTCCAGCAGCATGTGTACTTCCCCACCGACTGCATCGTCTCGCTGCTCTATGTGCTGGAGAACGGGCAATCGGCCGAGATCGCCGTGGTGGGCTTCGAGGGCATGGTCGGCGTGTCGCTGCTGATGGGCGGAGGCAGCACCCCCAACCGTGCGGTGGTGCAGAGCGCGGGCCACGCGTACCGCCTGAGCGCGAGCCACATCAAGGCGCTGACGGACAAGGGCGGGCCGCTGCTGCACCTGCTGCTGCGCTACACGCAATCGCTCATCACGCAGATGTCGCAGACGGCGGTGTGCAACCGGCACCATTCGCTGGAGCAGCAGTTGTGCCGCTGGCTGCTGCTGAGCCTGGACAGGCTGCCCGGCAACGAGCTGGTGATGACGCAGGAACTCATCGCCAACATGCTCGGCGTGCGGCGCGAAGGCGTGACGGAGGCCGCAGGCAAGCTGCAGCGCCTGAACCTCATCAAGTACTCGCGCGGCCACATCACGGTGCTGGACCGCCCGGGCCTGGAGCGGCAGGTCTGCGAGTGCTACGAAGTCGTGAAGCGCGAGACCGACCGGCTGCTGCCGCACCTGCTGGCGACCTGA
- a CDS encoding Crp/Fnr family transcriptional regulator, with the protein MTTEPTAPVLNRLLEALPILDRARLLDRCESVSLVAAQVLYEPGDAIRHIHFPTSAFVSLVSTADGHDGLQTGMVGNEGALGYELSLDVQSAPLRTLVQGAGLAWRLTAQSFEQELLQSSTLKRVLNRYVCVLLMEFGRSGLCNQFHQIEERLARWLLTTQDCAHSPHLALTHEVLGRMLGVRRVGITNAATALHTRQLIDYRRGVITITDRAGLENAACDCYRANRRSYADLIA; encoded by the coding sequence GTGACCACCGAGCCGACCGCCCCCGTTCTGAACCGCCTGCTGGAGGCGTTGCCGATCCTGGACAGGGCCCGCCTGCTCGACCGCTGCGAGAGCGTGTCGCTGGTGGCGGCGCAGGTTCTCTACGAGCCGGGCGACGCGATCCGGCACATCCACTTTCCCACCAGCGCCTTTGTGTCGCTGGTGTCCACCGCTGACGGCCACGACGGCCTGCAGACCGGCATGGTGGGCAACGAAGGGGCCTTGGGCTATGAGCTTTCCCTGGACGTGCAAAGCGCGCCGCTGCGAACCCTGGTGCAAGGCGCGGGCCTGGCCTGGCGCCTGACCGCGCAATCCTTCGAGCAGGAGCTGTTGCAGAGTTCGACGCTCAAGCGCGTTCTGAATCGCTATGTTTGCGTGCTGTTGATGGAGTTCGGCCGCTCGGGACTGTGCAACCAGTTCCACCAGATTGAAGAACGGCTGGCGCGCTGGCTGCTGACCACGCAGGACTGCGCACATTCGCCGCATCTGGCGCTGACCCATGAAGTGCTGGGCCGCATGCTGGGCGTGCGCCGGGTCGGCATCACCAATGCCGCAACGGCGCTTCACACGCGCCAGTTGATCGACTACCGCCGCGGCGTCATCACCATCACGGACCGTGCGGGGCTGGAAAACGCCGCCTGCGACTGCTACCGGGCCAATCGCAGGAGCTATGCGGACCTGATCGCCTGA
- a CDS encoding DUF1488 family protein yields the protein MSDAPFFHDASGTVRFSVTVEGNPVNASIGREALRYHFRTGESADPMETYAQHADELDAAVRRRIAKGSMEPVMLRENDLQPVT from the coding sequence ATGTCCGACGCTCCCTTCTTCCACGACGCCTCGGGCACGGTCCGCTTCTCGGTGACGGTGGAGGGCAACCCGGTGAACGCCAGCATCGGCAGGGAAGCCCTGCGCTATCACTTTCGCACCGGAGAAAGCGCCGACCCGATGGAAACCTATGCCCAGCATGCCGATGAACTCGATGCCGCCGTCCGCCGGCGCATTGCCAAGGGTTCGATGGAGCCCGTGATGCTGCGCGAGAACGACCTGCAGCCCGTGACCTGA
- a CDS encoding SdrD B-like domain-containing protein, with protein MKKRALRTALGLCSAGTALAGAGAWAQAPVSAGAPPATAYVDRVLEEGPVVPEAPQIEEPSTGWPRGWSTELQSTQQRSGTVKTQSQTLNFSGFLDTPNYGAFSANLNLNRNPAPVYGYGVFGSSGSPYSVVPFSASNNSTWRIDQRAMPFDGGWFGNSAIGNINMVNTPLARGVGRVFLPSLPIEGAAVSVEQPGRTQLNASAGRLGYFNGLAFEGFSTGRGTAASVGAQTQMAGGDGPLALGRTDAAVQFVEARNVNTNGVTGYARDTRTLWGAVSWQGLAPWADALGSGTGGVGDRVGGMRVQANLVHSAGRPSDATSQAASDSATGGWLDAAWRTDWLQQNASVFYFQPSLRWGSDTLPNNLRGASWRGDISTRQWQLGGNVELSDSVSGAPQRSLYANAFGRYRFDSRDAVSGNLAVRSGSYAAQSAQVTWEHQSDWGYTQWRTDAAHGVDLRVLRTGVDHAWRVGEAQTLSTSLAIEQSSRSGASLRTVYWGVLGTTPFVAGARLDLSLRGSNGIGGNSSRFLSANARLAWPLGSGWSFITQVTASRGQEALDPTVVSALTTATLQPTLIVPSTRSFMLVLRYEGRAGSASAPIGGAPGVGDGRLEGHVFFDQNNNGRREANEGGVAGVTVRIDRRYVTQTDAQGFYSFPSVAGGSHEVELVQDNLPLPWSSAGSPTQRVDIRVRGTALADFAIQKDR; from the coding sequence ATGAAGAAACGGGCCCTGCGAACCGCGCTCGGACTCTGCAGCGCAGGCACGGCCTTGGCCGGCGCCGGCGCGTGGGCCCAGGCGCCGGTATCGGCAGGCGCCCCGCCAGCCACTGCGTACGTGGACCGCGTGCTCGAGGAGGGCCCGGTGGTGCCCGAAGCCCCGCAGATCGAGGAGCCCAGCACCGGCTGGCCGCGCGGCTGGAGCACCGAGCTGCAGTCCACCCAGCAGCGCAGCGGCACCGTCAAGACGCAGAGCCAGACACTGAATTTCTCGGGCTTTCTCGACACGCCCAACTACGGCGCCTTCTCCGCCAACCTCAACCTGAACCGCAACCCCGCGCCGGTGTACGGCTACGGTGTGTTCGGCAGCAGCGGCTCGCCCTACAGCGTCGTGCCCTTCAGCGCGAGCAACAACAGCACCTGGCGCATCGACCAGCGCGCGATGCCCTTCGACGGCGGCTGGTTCGGCAACAGTGCCATCGGCAACATCAACATGGTCAACACGCCGCTCGCGCGGGGCGTTGGCCGGGTGTTCCTGCCCAGCCTGCCGATCGAAGGCGCCGCCGTGAGCGTCGAGCAGCCGGGCCGCACGCAGCTCAATGCCTCGGCCGGCCGGCTCGGCTACTTCAACGGGCTGGCCTTCGAGGGTTTCTCGACCGGCCGCGGCACGGCCGCCAGCGTGGGTGCGCAGACGCAGATGGCCGGCGGCGACGGCCCGCTGGCGCTGGGTCGCACCGATGCCGCCGTGCAGTTCGTCGAAGCGCGCAACGTCAACACCAACGGCGTGACCGGCTACGCGCGCGACACCCGCACGCTGTGGGGCGCCGTCTCGTGGCAGGGGCTCGCACCCTGGGCTGACGCGCTCGGCAGCGGCACAGGTGGCGTCGGCGACCGTGTCGGTGGCATGCGCGTGCAGGCCAACCTCGTGCACAGCGCGGGGCGGCCATCGGACGCGACCTCGCAGGCCGCCTCCGACTCGGCCACCGGCGGCTGGCTCGACGCGGCATGGCGCACCGACTGGCTGCAGCAGAACGCCTCGGTGTTCTATTTCCAGCCCTCGCTGCGCTGGGGCTCGGACACGCTGCCCAACAACCTGCGCGGCGCCTCGTGGCGCGGCGACATCTCCACCCGCCAGTGGCAACTGGGCGGCAACGTCGAGCTGAGCGACAGCGTGAGCGGCGCCCCGCAGCGCTCGCTCTATGCCAACGCGTTCGGCCGCTACCGCTTCGATTCGCGCGACGCGGTCTCGGGCAACCTGGCCGTGCGCAGCGGCAGCTATGCCGCGCAGTCGGCCCAGGTGACGTGGGAGCACCAGTCCGACTGGGGCTACACCCAGTGGCGCACCGACGCGGCCCACGGCGTCGACCTGCGCGTGCTGCGCACCGGTGTCGACCACGCCTGGCGCGTCGGCGAAGCGCAGACGCTCTCGACTTCGCTGGCCATCGAGCAATCGAGCCGTTCGGGCGCGAGCCTGCGCACCGTGTACTGGGGCGTGCTCGGCACGACGCCGTTCGTGGCGGGCGCCCGGCTCGACCTGAGCCTGCGCGGCAGCAACGGCATCGGCGGCAACAGTTCGCGCTTTCTCAGTGCCAATGCACGGCTCGCGTGGCCGCTGGGCAGCGGCTGGTCGTTCATCACCCAAGTCACCGCCTCGCGCGGGCAGGAGGCGCTCGACCCCACCGTGGTGTCGGCCCTCACCACCGCCACGCTGCAGCCGACGCTGATCGTGCCTTCCACCCGTTCCTTCATGCTGGTGCTGCGCTACGAAGGCCGGGCCGGCTCGGCCAGCGCCCCCATCGGCGGTGCACCGGGCGTGGGTGATGGCCGGCTCGAAGGCCATGTGTTCTTCGACCAGAACAACAACGGCCGGCGCGAAGCGAACGAGGGCGGCGTCGCCGGCGTCACGGTGCGCATCGACCGCCGCTACGTCACCCAGACCGACGCCCAGGGCTTCTACAGCTTCCCGTCGGTGGCCGGCGGCAGCCACGAGGTCGAGCTGGTCCAGGACAACCTGCCGCTGCCGTGGAGCAGCGCCGGCTCTCCCACGCAGCGCGTCGACATCCGCGTGCGCGGGACCGCCCTGGCCGACTTCGCGATCCAGAAGGACCGCTGA